One window of the Eucalyptus grandis isolate ANBG69807.140 chromosome 6, ASM1654582v1, whole genome shotgun sequence genome contains the following:
- the LOC104442158 gene encoding jasmonoyl--L-amino acid synthetase JAR4: MLEKMGTINLDSVIEEFEAMTIDAGRVQKETLKRILRENSNSEYLQSLGLAGRTDLESFRACVPIVTHKDLERYIQRIADGDSAPILTGTPINTISLSSGTTQGKPKYVPFNDELFDTTMQIYQTSFAFRNREYPIEGGKALQFIYSSKQFKTKGGLAAGTATTNLFRSSQYKSTMKAMQSQCCSPDEVIFGPDFHHSLYCHLLCGLLYRDEVQFVSSTFAHSIVHAFRTFEQVWEELCNDIRYGVLTSRIAAPCIRAAMSKLLKPDPALADLIHKKCSGLINWYGLIPELFPNAKYIYGIMTGSMEPYLKKLRHYGGELPLLSADYGASEGWVGANVNPKLSPKSANFAVLPNIGYFEFIPLKECTDMLEAKPVGLTEVKVGQEYEILVTNSAGFYRYRLGDVVKVVSFHNKTPELQFICRRNLLLNINIDKNTEKDLQLAVEAAANLLAEDKREVVDFTSHVDRSKEPGHYVIFWEINGEASDDTLQECCNCLDRSFVDAGYVSSRKVNSIAPLELRVLRGGTFQKILDHYLGLGAAVSQFKTPRYVGPPNDAVLRILCGNVIKSYFSSAF, from the exons ATGTTGGAGAAGATGGGAACAATCAACCTCGACAGCGTAATAGAAGAATTCGAGGCGATGACTATAGATGCCGGGAGAGTCCAGAAAGAGACCTTGAAGAGGATCCTACGCGAAAACAGCAATTCTGAGTATTTGCAGAGTCTGGGTCTTGCTGGCAGAACAGACCTCGAGAGCTTCAGGGCTTGTGTTCCCATTGTTACTCACAAAGACTTGGAGCGTTATATACAGAGAATTGCTGATGGGGACTCTGCCCCTATACTCACAGGAACACCCATTAACACTATTTCATTGAG TTCTGGTACTACGCAAGGAAAGCCTAAATACGTCCCTTTCAATGATGAGTTATTCGATACTACCATGCAGATTTATCAGACCTCTTTTGCCTTTAGAAACAG GGAGTACCCAATCGAAGGTGGGAAGGCGTTGCAGTTCATATATAGCAGCAAGCAATTTAAAACAAAAGGTGGTCTTGCCGCAGGCACTGCTACCACCAACCTGTTCCGTAGCTCGCAATACAAAAGTACAATGAAGGCAATGCAATCACAGTGTTGCAGCCCTGACGAAGTGATATTTGGTCCTGATTTCCACCATTCCCTGTACTGCCATCTCTTGTGTGGGCTTCTTTATCGTGATGAGGTACAATTTGTGTCGTCCACTTTTGCTCACAGCATCGTCCATGCATTTCGAACATTTGAACAAGTCTGGGAGGAACTATGCAACGATATACGTTATGGGGTGCTCACCAGCAGAATTGCCGCTCCATGCATCCGGGCAGCTATGTCGAAACTGCTCAAGCCGGACCCTGCCTTGGCTGATCTGATACACAAGAAGTGCTCAGGATTGATTAACTGGTATGGATTAATACCGGAGCTTTTCCCAAATGCTAAGTACATTTATGGGATTATGACAGGATCAATGGAGCCTTACTTGAAAAAGTTGAGGCACTATGGAGGGGAACTACCTCTGTTAAGTGCTGACTATGGTGCATCTGAAGGGTGGGTTGGAGCAAATGTTAATCCAAAGTTGTCGCCTAAATCGGCTAATTTCGCTGTACTCCCTAATATTGGATATTTCGAATTTATCCCCTTGAAAGAGTGCACTGATATGCTCGAGGCAAAGCCGGTGGGTCTAACTGAAGTGAAGGTTGGTCAAGAGTACGAGATACTCGTTACCAATTCTGCAG GATTTTACAGATATAGGCTCGGAGATGTGGTGAAGGTGGTGAGCTTTCATAACAAGACCCCAGAACTCCAATTTATATGCAGGAGAAATCTCTTGCTCAACATCAACATCGACAAGAACACAGAGAAGGACTTGCAGCTTGCGGTTGAAGCAGCTGCCAACCTGCTGGCAGAAGATAAACGCGAAGTCGTGGATTTCACCAGCCACGTGGATCGATCAAAGGAACCTGGCCACTATGTGATATTCTGGGAAATTAATGGAGAAGCAAGTGACGACACTTTACAGGAATGTTGCAATTGCTTAGACCGGTCATTTGTAGATGCAGGCTATGTGAGTTCGCGCAAAGTCAATTCCATAGCGCCACTTGAGCTGAGAGTCCTAAGGGGAGGAACCTTCCAAAAGATCCTGGACCATTACTTAGGACTAGGAGCTGCTGTCAGCCAATTCAAAACCCCAAGATATGTAGGGCCTCCGAACGATGCTGTCTTGCGGATCCTGTGTGGCAATGTCATCAAGAGCTACTTTAGTTCTGCTTTTTAA
- the LOC120294969 gene encoding uncharacterized protein LOC120294969, which translates to MEEGKEMIRAKVEESEAEDGEALKVWDCGSPLYDAFELVSLSHVIERHLMAFPCDRKSRSQNNRAHVTSASCIEDANKACKVPSWREILRKRMWKRFRMSRRGKEDQKKLKVGPDRGFSCKIMWTKIVRHKQNRTGT; encoded by the exons ATGGAAGAAGGCAAAGAGATGATAAGGGCAAAAGTAGAAGAATCCGAAGCCGAAGATGGGGAAGCATTGAAAGTGTGGGACTGCGGGAGCCCTTTGTATGATGCCTTCGAGTTGGTGTCGCTCAGTCACGTCATAGAGAGGCATCTCATGGCTTTCCCTTGCGACAGAAAATCGAGATCGCAAAACAACCGTGCTCACGTCACATCGGCCTCTTGCATCGAGGATGCAAACAAGGCGTGTAAAGTCCCGTCCTGGCGAGAAATTTTGAGGAAGAGGATGTGGAAGAGGTTCAGAATGAGCAGACGCGGCAAGGAAGACCAAAAGAAACTGAAAGTCGGTCCTGATCGTGGCTTCTCTTGCAAGATTATGTGGACGAAGATTGTTCGACATAAGCAAAACCGAACAG GTACGTGA